Proteins encoded within one genomic window of Streptomyces sp. NBC_00523:
- the lpdA gene encoding dihydrolipoyl dehydrogenase: MTQDQRVGEADVVVIGGGTGGYSTALRAAGLGLSVVLAERDKVGGTCLHRGCIPSKAMLHAAELVDGIAEARERWGVKAVLESVDWPALVAARDDIVARNHRGVQAHLAHARVEVVAGSAELTGPRSVRIEGYGEVAARCGIVLATGSRPRMLPDLTADGRRVVTSDDALFAPGMPESVLVLGGGAIGVEYASLHRSMGARVTLVEAADRLVPLEDAEVSRHLTRGLKKRGIDVRSGTRLLETVLLDDGVRATLRTPRGETVTVEARRLLVAVGRVPVTDGLGLAAAGLAPDERGYVAPADWSRLETPVPGIHVVGDLLPPPSLGLAHASFAEGLLVAEALAGRRTTAVDYDAVPRVTYSAPQTAAVGLSEAAARDAGHDVVVNTLPLTAVAKGMVHGQGGMVKVVAERDGRVLGVHLVGPHVSEMIAESQLIVGWDAEPFDVAQHIHPHPTLSEAVGESFLTLAGRGLHQQA, translated from the coding sequence ATGACACAGGACCAGCGGGTGGGGGAAGCGGACGTCGTCGTCATCGGCGGCGGGACCGGGGGCTATTCGACGGCGCTGCGGGCGGCCGGGCTCGGGCTGAGCGTGGTGCTCGCGGAGCGGGACAAGGTGGGCGGGACCTGTCTGCACCGGGGCTGCATCCCGAGCAAGGCGATGCTGCACGCGGCCGAACTGGTCGACGGCATCGCGGAGGCGCGTGAGCGGTGGGGCGTGAAGGCGGTGCTGGAGTCCGTGGACTGGCCGGCGCTGGTCGCCGCCCGCGACGACATCGTGGCCCGCAACCACCGGGGCGTGCAGGCCCACTTGGCGCACGCACGCGTGGAAGTGGTGGCGGGAAGCGCCGAGTTGACCGGGCCGCGCTCGGTGCGGATCGAGGGGTACGGGGAGGTGGCCGCTCGGTGCGGCATCGTCCTGGCGACCGGATCGCGGCCCCGGATGCTGCCCGACCTGACGGCGGACGGGCGGCGGGTGGTGACCAGTGACGACGCGCTGTTCGCGCCCGGGATGCCGGAATCGGTGCTGGTGCTGGGCGGCGGGGCGATCGGGGTGGAGTACGCCTCGCTGCACCGGTCGATGGGGGCGCGGGTGACCCTGGTGGAGGCGGCGGACCGGCTGGTCCCGCTGGAGGACGCGGAGGTCTCCCGCCATCTGACCCGGGGGCTGAAGAAGCGGGGCATCGACGTGCGGAGCGGGACGCGGCTGCTGGAGACCGTGCTCCTCGACGACGGTGTACGGGCCACGCTCCGCACCCCGCGCGGCGAGACCGTGACGGTGGAGGCCCGGCGGCTGCTGGTCGCGGTGGGCCGGGTCCCGGTGACGGACGGGCTGGGACTCGCCGCCGCCGGACTGGCCCCCGATGAGCGGGGGTACGTGGCACCGGCGGACTGGTCGCGGCTGGAGACCCCGGTGCCGGGCATCCACGTGGTCGGCGATCTGCTGCCGCCGCCGTCCCTCGGGCTCGCCCACGCCTCGTTCGCGGAGGGGCTGTTGGTCGCGGAGGCCCTGGCGGGGCGCCGTACAACGGCGGTGGACTACGACGCGGTGCCCCGGGTCACGTACTCGGCACCGCAGACGGCGGCGGTGGGGCTCTCCGAGGCGGCGGCGCGCGACGCGGGCCACGACGTCGTGGTCAACACCCTGCCGCTCACCGCCGTCGCCAAGGGCATGGTGCACGGGCAGGGCGGCATGGTGAAGGTGGTCGCCGAGCGGGACGGGCGGGTGCTCGGCGTGCATCTGGTCGGGCCGCACGTCTCGGAGATGATCGCCGAGTCCCAGCTGATCGTCGGCTGGGACGCGGAACCCTTCGACGTGGCCCAGCACATCCACCCGCACCCGACGCTCTCCGAGGCGGTCGGCGAGTCGTTCCTCACCCTGGCGGGCCGGGGCCTGCACCAGCAGGCGTGA
- a CDS encoding GNAT family N-acetyltransferase yields the protein MPDAPLDLTIRPLTGPEELKLFLELPYVLDHELADDLATGRRRPEWMWVALRGDRVVARIAWWSRDGAAPLLLDFFDLDDTLPPAAREEAGLRLAETATAAVVPAGAPRPEYGRFVPPDWREDPAVREAVEARIRVMERTGARMLVERLRLECRAGTPVPAASGRLRFRPVAGREDLLALMTPVMEGTLDAHGQQDLASGLTPRQAAEKHYDEELAGYATPREWWRVAELPDGEPVGFVIPARNDYNPIIAYIGVLPAHRGRGHIDDILAEGTRILAAQDGVERIRAATDLGNVPMAKAFARLGYVNFERAFDMVWDA from the coding sequence GTGCCCGACGCACCGCTTGATCTGACCATCCGTCCGCTGACCGGCCCCGAGGAGCTGAAGCTCTTCCTCGAACTCCCCTACGTCCTCGACCACGAACTGGCCGACGATCTCGCCACGGGCCGCCGTCGCCCGGAATGGATGTGGGTGGCGCTGCGCGGTGACCGCGTGGTGGCACGGATCGCCTGGTGGAGCAGGGACGGCGCGGCGCCGCTGCTGCTCGACTTCTTCGACCTGGACGACACCCTGCCGCCCGCCGCGCGCGAGGAGGCCGGGCTGCGGCTGGCCGAGACCGCCACGGCCGCCGTCGTCCCGGCCGGTGCGCCGCGCCCCGAGTACGGACGGTTCGTGCCGCCCGACTGGCGCGAGGACCCGGCCGTCCGCGAGGCCGTCGAGGCCCGGATCCGGGTCATGGAGCGCACCGGGGCCCGGATGCTCGTGGAGAGACTGCGCCTGGAGTGCCGCGCGGGGACCCCGGTGCCAGCCGCGAGCGGACGGCTGCGGTTCCGGCCGGTGGCGGGGCGCGAGGACCTGCTCGCGCTGATGACGCCCGTGATGGAGGGGACCCTCGACGCGCACGGGCAGCAGGACCTGGCGTCCGGCCTGACGCCGCGCCAGGCCGCCGAGAAGCATTACGACGAGGAGCTGGCCGGGTACGCCACGCCCCGGGAGTGGTGGCGCGTCGCGGAGCTCCCGGACGGTGAGCCGGTCGGCTTCGTGATCCCGGCCCGCAACGACTACAACCCGATCATCGCGTACATCGGTGTGCTGCCCGCCCACCGCGGCCGCGGCCACATCGACGACATCCTCGCCGAGGGGACGCGGATCTTGGCCGCGCAGGACGGGGTGGAGCGCATCCGGGCGGCGACGGACCTCGGCAACGTGCCGATGGCGAAGGCGTTCGCCCGGCTGGGCTACGTCAATTTCGAGCGCGCCTTCGACATGGTGTGGGACGCCTGA
- a CDS encoding aminopeptidase P family protein: MPTNQPVPFTADDYRARMARAAESAAAAGLAGVLVAPGPDLVYLTGYQPTAITERLTLLVLAADRDPVLVVPTLEAPDAAKAVGAPALTLRDWTDGKDPYEVTAPLLEARGRFGISDNAWAMHLLGLQQRLPDSSYASLTQALPMLRAVKDAHELDRLAAAGAAADAAYEKILKVRFSGRKETEVAADLARLLTEHGHSQVDFTVVGSGPNGANPHHEAGTRTIEQGDMVVLDFGGLKHGYGSDTSRTVHVGEPTAEEQRVHDIVREAQQAGCAAVRPGVACQEIDRAARAVITEFGYGERVIHRTGHGIGVTTHEPPYMIEGEEQPLVPGMCFSVEPGIYLPGRFGVRIEDIVTVTEDGGRRLNATARELAIVE, translated from the coding sequence ATGCCCACGAACCAGCCCGTGCCGTTCACCGCCGACGACTACCGGGCCCGGATGGCACGGGCCGCCGAGAGCGCCGCCGCGGCCGGGCTCGCCGGGGTGCTGGTCGCGCCCGGCCCCGACCTGGTGTACCTGACGGGCTACCAGCCGACCGCGATCACCGAACGCCTCACCCTCCTCGTCCTCGCGGCCGACCGCGACCCCGTCCTCGTCGTGCCGACCCTTGAGGCGCCGGACGCGGCGAAGGCCGTCGGCGCCCCCGCCCTGACCCTGCGCGACTGGACGGACGGCAAGGACCCGTACGAGGTCACCGCCCCGCTGCTGGAGGCGCGGGGCCGGTTCGGGATCAGCGACAACGCCTGGGCGATGCACCTGCTCGGCCTCCAGCAGCGGCTGCCCGACTCCTCGTACGCCTCGCTCACCCAGGCGCTCCCGATGCTGCGCGCGGTGAAGGACGCCCACGAGCTGGACCGGCTCGCCGCCGCCGGGGCCGCCGCCGACGCCGCGTACGAGAAGATCCTGAAGGTCCGCTTCTCCGGCCGGAAGGAGACCGAGGTCGCCGCCGACCTGGCCCGGCTGCTCACCGAACACGGGCACTCCCAGGTCGACTTCACCGTGGTCGGCTCCGGCCCCAACGGCGCCAACCCGCACCACGAGGCGGGGACACGCACCATCGAGCAGGGCGACATGGTCGTCCTCGACTTCGGCGGCCTCAAGCACGGCTACGGCTCCGACACCTCCCGTACCGTCCACGTCGGCGAGCCCACCGCCGAGGAGCAGCGGGTCCACGACATCGTGCGCGAGGCGCAGCAGGCGGGCTGCGCGGCGGTGCGCCCCGGCGTCGCCTGCCAGGAGATCGACCGGGCCGCCCGCGCGGTCATCACCGAGTTCGGCTACGGGGAACGCGTCATCCACCGCACCGGCCACGGCATCGGCGTCACCACCCACGAACCGCCGTACATGATCGAGGGCGAGGAGCAGCCGCTGGTGCCCGGCATGTGCTTCTCGGTGGAGCCCGGCATCTATCTGCCGGGCCGGTTCGGCGTCCGGATCGAGGACATCGTGACCGTCACCGAGGACGGCGGGCGCCGGCTCAACGCCACCGCCCGCGAACTCGCCATCGTGGAGTAG
- the treY gene encoding malto-oligosyltrehalose synthase, which produces MTPTATYRLQLQPEFPFRAAEDAVPYLASLGVSHLHLSPVLEAVPGSRHGYDVTDHGRVRDELGGEEGLRRLARTAREHGLGLVLDIVPNHMAADPVHNHALREVLREGPDSPYARWFDIDWTAGDGRILLPVLGGRIGDEMERMRVDGEVLRYGEQEFPLREGTAGLPLPELLDAQHYRLGWWRLARTELNYRRFFTISELIGVRVEDPEVFAATHGKILELVRDGVVDGLRIDHPDGLADPAGYLERLSGASGGVWTVVEKILTGSEPLPAGWAVAGTTGYDALYRIDGLFTDPQGAAELLGHYHEAASPAGDRGGYWTATVRRAAYRVVTHELAAETELLTRLASRICAEDPALRDHAPWALRTAVRELLVRVPVYRPYVTAGGPCSEAAEATLDATTVSDAKAAFAVREEASAVDVVRDLALGRLGGGADRAAFCARFAQTSSALRAKAVEDTAYYRYLPLISANEVGGDPGHPAVEPEDFHAFCTRLARDWPATGTALTTHDTKRSAEVRAGIAVLSQCPGRWAGLVAGLGRSAQAAPDPQLAWQAWQTAVGCVGIPAGERAARLEPALLKAVRESGLFTSWTEPDPVYERVASDFVAAGPAADTGPVRSLVEEFAAPLAAHVRAQSLGAALVHLTMPGVPDLYQGTERAYLALVDPDNRRPFREPSPDAPADEKAELTGVALRLRRERPAVFGESGTYAPLRASGPAAAHCVAFCRSGEVVTAVTRLSLRLAESGGWRGTRLALPDAGVWRDLLTPGREFSGGTAEVAELFADRPVALLVRG; this is translated from the coding sequence ATGACGCCTACCGCCACGTACCGGCTCCAGCTCCAGCCGGAGTTCCCGTTCCGCGCCGCCGAGGACGCCGTGCCGTACCTCGCCTCGCTCGGCGTCTCCCATCTGCATCTCTCCCCGGTCCTGGAAGCGGTGCCGGGCTCCCGGCACGGCTACGACGTCACCGACCACGGCCGGGTCCGGGACGAGCTGGGCGGTGAGGAGGGGCTGCGGCGCCTCGCCCGCACCGCTCGGGAGCACGGGCTCGGCCTGGTCCTGGACATCGTGCCCAACCACATGGCGGCCGACCCCGTCCACAACCATGCCCTGCGCGAGGTCCTGCGCGAGGGCCCGGACTCCCCCTACGCCCGCTGGTTCGACATCGACTGGACGGCCGGTGACGGGCGGATCCTGCTGCCGGTGCTGGGCGGCCGGATCGGCGACGAGATGGAGCGGATGCGGGTCGACGGCGAGGTGCTGCGCTACGGCGAGCAGGAGTTCCCGCTCCGCGAGGGCACCGCCGGCCTTCCGCTCCCGGAGCTGCTGGACGCCCAGCACTACCGGCTCGGCTGGTGGCGGCTGGCCCGTACCGAGCTGAACTACCGGCGGTTCTTCACCATCTCGGAGCTGATCGGGGTGCGGGTGGAGGACCCGGAGGTCTTCGCCGCCACCCACGGCAAGATCCTCGAACTGGTCCGGGACGGGGTCGTGGACGGTCTGCGGATCGACCACCCGGACGGTCTCGCCGACCCGGCGGGCTATCTGGAACGGCTCTCCGGGGCGAGCGGCGGGGTGTGGACGGTGGTGGAGAAGATCCTCACCGGCTCCGAGCCGCTGCCGGCCGGGTGGGCGGTGGCCGGGACCACGGGCTACGACGCGCTGTACCGGATCGACGGCCTCTTCACCGACCCCCAGGGCGCCGCCGAGCTGCTGGGCCACTACCACGAGGCCGCGTCCCCGGCCGGTGACCGGGGAGGCTACTGGACGGCGACCGTGCGCCGGGCCGCGTACCGCGTCGTCACCCATGAACTGGCGGCGGAGACCGAGCTGCTGACCCGCCTCGCCTCCCGGATCTGCGCCGAGGACCCCGCGCTGCGCGACCACGCCCCCTGGGCGCTGCGCACCGCCGTGCGCGAGCTGCTGGTGCGCGTCCCGGTCTACCGCCCGTACGTGACGGCGGGCGGCCCCTGCTCGGAGGCGGCCGAGGCGACGCTCGACGCGACGACGGTGAGCGACGCCAAGGCGGCCTTCGCGGTACGCGAGGAGGCGTCGGCGGTCGACGTGGTGCGGGACCTGGCACTGGGTCGGCTCGGTGGCGGCGCGGACCGGGCGGCGTTCTGCGCCCGGTTCGCCCAGACGTCGTCCGCGCTGCGGGCGAAGGCCGTCGAGGACACCGCGTACTACCGCTATCTGCCGCTGATCTCGGCGAACGAGGTGGGCGGCGACCCGGGGCACCCGGCCGTCGAGCCGGAGGACTTCCACGCCTTCTGCACCCGCCTCGCCCGCGACTGGCCCGCCACCGGGACGGCGCTGACGACGCATGACACGAAGCGCAGCGCGGAGGTCCGGGCGGGCATCGCGGTGCTCTCGCAGTGCCCGGGGCGGTGGGCGGGTCTGGTGGCGGGGCTCGGGCGGTCCGCCCAGGCCGCGCCCGATCCGCAGCTGGCCTGGCAGGCGTGGCAGACGGCGGTCGGCTGCGTGGGGATCCCGGCCGGGGAGCGGGCGGCGCGGCTGGAACCGGCGCTGCTGAAGGCGGTGCGCGAATCGGGGCTCTTCACGAGCTGGACGGAGCCCGATCCGGTGTACGAGCGGGTGGCTTCGGACTTCGTCGCGGCCGGGCCCGCCGCGGACACCGGCCCGGTGCGGTCCCTCGTGGAGGAGTTCGCCGCCCCGCTCGCCGCGCATGTGCGGGCGCAGTCGCTGGGCGCGGCGCTGGTGCACCTGACGATGCCGGGGGTGCCCGACCTCTACCAGGGCACCGAGCGCGCGTATCTGGCGCTGGTCGACCCGGACAACCGGCGGCCGTTCCGGGAGCCGTCGCCGGACGCGCCCGCCGACGAGAAGGCGGAGCTGACCGGGGTGGCGCTGCGGCTGCGGCGGGAGCGGCCCGCGGTGTTCGGCGAGTCGGGCACGTACGCCCCGCTGCGCGCCTCGGGCCCGGCGGCGGCGCACTGTGTGGCCTTCTGCCGGTCCGGGGAGGTCGTCACGGCGGTGACCCGGCTGTCGCTGCGGCTCGCGGAGTCGGGCGGCTGGCGCGGGACGCGGCTGGCCCTGCCCGACGCGGGCGTGTGGCGGGATCTCCTCACGCCGGGCAGGGAGTTCTCTGGCGGCACCGCGGAGGTCGCGGAGCTGTTCGCGGACCGGCCGGTGGCGCTGCTCGTACGGGGGTGA
- a CDS encoding LysR family transcriptional regulator → MSLRQMEYFLTVVEEESFTRAAERLHVSQPALSHQVKALERAVGGPLLERLPRGARLTAMGRAFLPHAERSVRSAAQARRAARAAAGAQGGELHIATVHAIAVGILPEVFARWRTAHPGVALVLHEYATTEALEDRVERGTADLAVGPPPARWSGPVVPIGAEDIVLVVPFDDPLAGRASVRLQELADRFWVRCAMEPLVDGVPFIDRACARAGFRPRTAVRTEHTSTAVRMAAAGVGVTTAPAHVVRGAVGEDCAVLAVDPPWARPLAVFSRVEQAGAAAAFTELLAASWPSGPRTGR, encoded by the coding sequence ATGAGCCTGCGGCAGATGGAGTACTTCCTCACCGTGGTCGAGGAGGAGTCCTTCACCCGGGCCGCCGAGCGGCTCCACGTCAGCCAGCCCGCGCTCTCCCACCAGGTCAAGGCCCTGGAACGGGCCGTCGGCGGGCCCCTGCTCGAACGGCTGCCGCGCGGGGCGCGGCTCACCGCGATGGGCCGCGCCTTCCTGCCGCACGCCGAACGCTCCGTGCGCAGCGCCGCCCAGGCCCGCCGCGCGGCGCGCGCCGCCGCCGGTGCGCAGGGCGGCGAACTCCACATCGCCACCGTCCACGCCATCGCCGTCGGCATCCTCCCCGAGGTCTTCGCCCGTTGGCGGACCGCCCACCCCGGCGTCGCCCTCGTGCTGCACGAGTACGCCACCACCGAGGCCCTGGAGGACCGGGTCGAACGGGGCACCGCCGACCTCGCCGTCGGCCCGCCGCCCGCCCGCTGGAGCGGCCCCGTCGTCCCCATCGGCGCGGAGGACATCGTCCTCGTCGTCCCCTTCGACGACCCCCTCGCGGGGCGCGCCTCGGTCCGTCTCCAGGAGTTGGCCGACCGCTTCTGGGTGCGCTGCGCCATGGAACCGCTGGTGGACGGCGTCCCCTTCATCGACCGCGCCTGCGCCCGGGCCGGATTCCGCCCGCGTACGGCGGTGCGCACCGAGCACACCTCGACGGCGGTGCGCATGGCGGCGGCCGGGGTCGGCGTCACCACCGCCCCCGCCCACGTCGTACGGGGAGCGGTCGGCGAGGACTGCGCGGTGCTCGCCGTGGACCCGCCGTGGGCCCGTCCGCTCGCGGTCTTCTCCCGGGTGGAGCAGGCCGGGGCGGCCGCCGCCTTCACCGAACTCCTGGCCGCGTCCTGGCCGTCCGGGCCACGGACCGGCCGCTGA
- a CDS encoding cytochrome P450, with the protein MQADAPRDIPAPTTSPEPRAHAGRSARSRRTGRACTGPSLLARGAARDPYRFYRMLREQYPLSYDVPLGAWLVSRYDDVTTALTDPRFTGFPQDGAPRGGPAPLGLCHGSPRCLPADRYTVVTGTVPDSLAERVERTAFVLARRIARSSRADLVEEFCRWLPAAPAGDGPCARHTALRRTVLASLLANLLDDPDLLAALRIEPALTGRAWTESLRRDPPVQVVLRRTVTEVALSGGTLPARAPVACLVGAAARDPGRFAAPDAFDPFRPDQDRALTGPAGCPAVALSRLEAEQGLRALLDAMPRLRWAEGFRPAATGLLTRGPRSLLVRPG; encoded by the coding sequence ATGCAGGCAGACGCGCCCCGAGACATACCGGCCCCGACCACCTCGCCCGAGCCACGCGCCCACGCCGGCCGTTCCGCCAGGTCCCGCAGGACCGGCCGGGCCTGCACCGGGCCCAGCCTCCTCGCGCGCGGCGCGGCCCGCGACCCGTACCGCTTCTACCGGATGCTGCGCGAGCAGTACCCGCTCAGTTACGACGTGCCCCTCGGCGCCTGGCTGGTCAGCCGGTACGACGATGTGACCACCGCCCTCACCGACCCCCGGTTCACCGGCTTCCCGCAGGACGGGGCGCCCCGGGGCGGGCCCGCGCCGCTCGGCCTGTGCCACGGCAGCCCGCGCTGTCTGCCCGCCGACCGCTACACCGTGGTGACCGGCACGGTCCCGGACAGCCTCGCCGAGCGCGTGGAGCGCACCGCCTTCGTTCTCGCCCGGCGGATCGCCCGCTCCTCCCGGGCCGACCTGGTCGAGGAGTTCTGCCGCTGGCTGCCCGCCGCACCGGCCGGTGACGGCCCCTGCGCCCGGCACACCGCCCTGCGCCGGACCGTGCTCGCCTCGCTCCTCGCCAACCTGCTGGACGACCCCGACCTGCTGGCCGCCCTGCGCATCGAACCCGCGCTCACCGGCCGGGCCTGGACGGAGTCGCTGCGCCGCGATCCGCCGGTCCAGGTCGTCCTGCGCCGCACGGTCACCGAGGTCGCCCTCAGCGGCGGCACCCTCCCCGCGCGGGCGCCCGTCGCCTGCCTCGTCGGGGCCGCCGCGCGCGACCCGGGGCGGTTCGCGGCGCCGGACGCCTTCGACCCGTTCCGCCCGGACCAGGACCGCGCGCTGACCGGCCCGGCGGGCTGCCCGGCCGTGGCCCTCAGCCGCCTGGAGGCCGAACAGGGCCTGCGCGCCCTGCTCGACGCGATGCCCCGGCTCCGCTGGGCGGAGGGCTTCCGCCCGGCCGCCACGGGCCTGCTGACCCGGGGCCCGCGCTCTCTCCTCGTCCGGCCGGGCTGA
- the treZ gene encoding malto-oligosyltrehalose trehalohydrolase, whose protein sequence is MLFEVWAPDAGSAVLRLAGELRPMEPDPDRPGWWTVEAEAADGDRYGFALDGGPVRPDPRSRRQPDGPDGESAVVDHDAYAWRSEWAGRELPGAVLYELHIGTFTAEGTFDAAADRLGHLAELGVTHVSLMPVCPFPGVHGWGYEGVSLWAVHEPYGGPEGLKRFVDTAHGLGLAVVLDVVHNHLGPSGNYLPAFGPYFTETHHTPWGAAVNLDAPGSDEVRAYLLGSALAWLRDYRLDGLRLDAVHALADTRALTYLEELSAGADALAAELGRPLPLIAESDLCDPRTTTPREEGGLGLHAQWNDDFHHCLHTALTGESQGYYADFAAAPLAGLAKTMTSAFFHNGTYSSFRGRTHGRPVDVTRSAAHRFVGYAQTHDQIGNRALGDRLAASLSPGLLACAAALVLTGPFTPMLFMGEEWGARTPWQFFTDHTDPELAEAVRTGRRREFGAHGWAEEDIPDPQDPATRARSCLDWDELHHEPHARLYAWYRELIALRRTLADLRDPDLASVKAAYDDGARWLALRRGDLRIAVNLDAEPAAIPLGNGRHRGGPGRVVAAWLPVDPPGPDGMLHLPPESCVVLADD, encoded by the coding sequence ATGTTGTTCGAGGTATGGGCACCCGATGCGGGGTCGGCCGTGCTGCGGCTGGCGGGCGAGCTGCGGCCCATGGAGCCCGATCCGGACCGGCCCGGCTGGTGGACCGTGGAGGCGGAGGCCGCGGACGGCGACCGCTACGGCTTCGCCCTGGACGGCGGTCCGGTGCGCCCCGACCCCCGCTCGCGCCGCCAGCCGGACGGCCCCGACGGCGAGTCGGCGGTGGTCGACCACGACGCGTACGCCTGGCGCTCGGAGTGGGCGGGGCGCGAGCTGCCCGGGGCGGTCCTGTACGAGCTGCACATCGGCACGTTCACCGCCGAGGGCACGTTCGACGCGGCGGCGGACCGGCTCGGCCATCTCGCGGAGCTGGGTGTCACCCATGTGTCGCTGATGCCGGTGTGCCCGTTCCCGGGGGTGCACGGCTGGGGGTACGAGGGGGTGTCGCTGTGGGCCGTCCACGAGCCGTACGGCGGACCCGAGGGACTTAAGCGCTTTGTCGACACGGCGCACGGTCTGGGGCTCGCCGTCGTCCTGGACGTCGTCCACAACCACCTGGGCCCGTCCGGGAACTACCTCCCCGCGTTCGGCCCGTACTTCACCGAGACGCACCACACCCCGTGGGGCGCGGCGGTCAACCTGGACGCGCCGGGCTCCGACGAGGTCCGGGCGTATCTGCTGGGCAGCGCGCTCGCCTGGCTGCGGGACTACCGGCTCGACGGGCTGCGGCTCGACGCGGTGCACGCGCTGGCCGACACCCGGGCGCTGACCTACCTGGAGGAGCTGTCCGCCGGGGCCGACGCGCTCGCCGCCGAGCTGGGGCGCCCGCTGCCGCTGATCGCGGAGTCCGATCTGTGCGACCCGCGCACCACGACCCCGCGCGAGGAGGGCGGGCTCGGGCTGCACGCGCAGTGGAACGACGACTTCCACCACTGCCTGCACACCGCGCTGACCGGTGAGTCCCAGGGCTACTACGCGGACTTCGCGGCCGCCCCGCTGGCCGGGCTCGCCAAGACGATGACGAGCGCCTTCTTCCACAACGGCACGTACTCCAGCTTCCGGGGCCGTACGCACGGCCGCCCCGTCGACGTCACCCGCAGCGCCGCCCACCGCTTCGTCGGCTACGCCCAGACCCACGACCAGATCGGCAACCGGGCCCTCGGCGACCGGCTCGCCGCCTCCCTCTCCCCCGGGCTGCTGGCCTGCGCGGCGGCCCTCGTGCTGACCGGCCCCTTCACGCCGATGCTGTTCATGGGCGAGGAATGGGGCGCCCGCACCCCGTGGCAGTTCTTCACCGACCACACGGACCCGGAGCTGGCGGAGGCCGTACGCACGGGCAGGCGGCGGGAGTTCGGGGCGCACGGCTGGGCGGAGGAGGACATCCCGGACCCGCAGGACCCGGCCACCCGGGCCCGCTCCTGCCTGGACTGGGACGAGCTCCACCACGAACCGCACGCCCGGCTGTACGCCTGGTACCGCGAGCTGATCGCCCTGCGCCGCACCCTGGCGGACCTGCGCGACCCGGACCTGGCGAGCGTCAAGGCCGCGTACGACGACGGGGCGCGGTGGCTCGCGCTGCGCCGGGGCGACCTGCGGATCGCGGTCAACCTCGACGCGGAGCCGGCCGCGATCCCGCTGGGCAACGGGCGGCACCGGGGCGGTCCGGGGCGGGTGGTGGCCGCGTGGCTGCCGGTGGACCCACCGGGCCCGGACGGGATGCTGCACCTGCCGCCGGAGTCCTGCGTGGTCCTCGCCGACGACTGA
- a CDS encoding DUF1707 and FHA domain-containing protein, which translates to MTSPFEYHTPTARLSDAQRDRVLGVLREGAAQGKLSQDTFMQRMEVALTTTRPDELEALTKDLEREGRWSRQLLRVVGGVSGFPERVRRAWRAERLPKLLLPVPSPTPLLIGRDPGNGLRLSHETVSRMHAELTAHGDRWLLRDLGSTNGTCVNGQRVTGTVPVREGDQVSFGRMMFRLSAPALRPPA; encoded by the coding sequence GTGACGTCCCCGTTCGAGTACCACACGCCCACCGCGCGCCTGTCCGACGCGCAGCGCGACCGTGTTCTCGGTGTGCTCAGGGAGGGCGCCGCCCAGGGCAAGCTCTCCCAGGACACCTTCATGCAGCGCATGGAGGTGGCGCTGACGACCACCCGCCCCGATGAGCTGGAAGCCCTCACCAAGGACCTGGAGCGCGAGGGCCGTTGGTCGCGGCAGTTGCTGCGCGTCGTCGGCGGGGTCTCCGGCTTCCCCGAGCGGGTCCGCCGGGCCTGGCGGGCGGAGCGGCTGCCCAAGCTGCTGCTGCCCGTCCCCAGCCCGACCCCCCTGCTCATCGGCCGCGACCCGGGCAACGGACTGCGGCTCAGCCACGAGACCGTCTCCCGGATGCACGCGGAGCTGACCGCGCACGGTGACCGCTGGCTGCTGCGGGACCTCGGCTCGACCAACGGCACCTGCGTCAACGGGCAGCGCGTCACCGGCACGGTCCCGGTGCGCGAGGGGGACCAGGTGAGCTTCGGCCGCATGATGTTCCGGCTCTCCGCCCCGGCGCTCCGGCCGCCCGCCTGA